The window CGCGAAGCGCTTCGCGAGCGCGTCCGCCTCGGTCAGGATCCGCCCCACGCCCTTCCCCGTCAGGGCGGAGATCGGGAGGAACGGCGCGTTGCGCAGGAACACGAACCGCCTCACGACGTCCTGCTTCATCTCGCGGACCTTCTCGTGGTCCTTCTCGACGAGGTCCCACTTGTTCGCGACGAGGAGGAGGCCGCGGCCCGCTTCTTCGGCGTAGCCCGCGATGTGGGCGTCCTGCGCCGTGATGCCGTCGCCGGCGTCGAAGACGATGACGACGAGCCGGGCGCGCTCCATCGACTTGCGCGCCGCCACGACCGAGAGCACCTCGGGGGCGTCGGTCGTGCGGCCCTTCTTGCGGATTCCGGCCGTGTCGACGAGGACGTACTCGCGGCCGTTGACGGACAGCCGGCAGTCGATCGCGTCCCGGGTGGTTCCGGCGATCTCGGACACCATCACGCGGTCGCGGCCGAGGAGCGCGTTCACGATGGACGACTTTCCCACGTTCGGGCGGCCCACGATCGCGATCGGCAGCGGTTCGGTGCGGGTGTCGGGGTCGAGGTCGGGCGGGACGGCGGCCTCGATGGCGTCGAAGATCTCGTCGGCGCCCGTGCCGTGCAGCGCCGAGACCCCCACGACCTGCGGGAAGCCGAGCTGGTACCCGTCCGCCGTCGAGTTCGCAGCGGACTTCGCGTCGATCTTGTTCCAGGCCACCAGAACCGGCTTGCCGAGCGCATGCAGCCGCTGGGCGATTCTCTCGTCTTCCGGCAGCCGGCCCGATACGCCGTCGAGGACGAAGATCAGGAGGTCGGCGTCGACGACGGTCGAGAGCGTCCGGTCGCTGGTCCACGCCGCGAACCCGCCCGCGGCGTCGAGGTCCAGCCCGCCCGTGTCGACGAGCTCGTAGGCGCGGCCGCTCGGCGTCTTCGCGACGACCGCGAGCGCGTCGCGCGTCATCCCCGGCTGGTCGTGGACGAGCGCCCGCCGCTCGCCGGCGAGGCGGTTGAAAAGCGCGGACTTCCCGACGTTCGGGCGCCCGACGAGGACGACCTTGAAGGCGGCCATCAGCGCCGCCTGCGCGGGGCGGGGCCCCGCCTTGGCGAGGCGCCGCGGCGCGGAGCCGGCTTGCGCGCGTGGTGCTGGAGCGCTTCGACGCGGCTCGCGCTCTTCGGGCCCGCGCTCGCCCCCACCGGGACGAAGTCGAGGCCGCGCTTCTCGGAGTCGGCCTTCACGAGCTTGACGCGCAGCCGGTCGCCGAGGCGGAAGACGCGCCCCGTCGAGGCGCCGACGAGGCGGTGCTCGACGTCCTCGAACCGGTAGAAGTCGTCCTGGAGCGACGAGATCGGGATGAGGCCGTCGACGTAAATGTCCTCGAGCGTCACGAAGAGACCGAAGCCGACGACGGCCGAGACGTACGCCCAGAACTCGTCGCCCACGCGCTTGCTCAGGAAGACGAACTTCTTCCACGAGATCGCTTCGCGCTCGGCGGACTCGGCGCGCCGCTCGCGCGACGAGCAGTGCAGCGCGGCTTCCTTGAACCAGCGCGTGCGGCCCTCGGCCTCTTCGGGCCGCGGGGCGCGGCGGGCCGCGATCCACTCCACGAGCGCGCGGTGGACGAGAAGGTCCGGGTAGCGCCGGATCGGGGACGTGAAGTGCGCGTAGTACGTGGCCGCGAGCGCGTAGTGCCCGCGGCAGTCTTCGGAGTAGAGGGCCTTCTTCTGCGAGCGCAGGACGAGGTCGTCCACGAAGCGCTCCTCGGGCTTGCCCTGCGCCTGGTCGAGGATGGCCTGGAACGTCGCGGGCGTGACCTCCTCCTCATCCTCCGGCAGGTCGTAGCCGAGGGGGCCGAGGACGACGCGCAGCGCCGCGAGGCGCGTCTCGTCGGGGCGGTCGTGGACGCGGTAGAGCGCGGGTGTCGGCACGAACACGAGGTGACGCGCCACGGCCTCGTTGGCCGCGAGCATGAACTCCTCGATGAGCCGGTGCGCCTCGTTCCGCACGGCCTTGAGGATCGCGACGGCCTCGCCTTCCTCGCCGAGGATGACGTCCGAGTCCGGCAGGTCGAAGTCCAGAGACCCGCGGCGCACGCGCCGCGACTGCAGCGCATGCGCCGCGCGCTGCGCGACCCCACTCGGGAAGGGAGAAGAAACTTCTTGAGGAGGGAAGGCTGGCGCGCCGTCGCGCCTCTGCCCCT is drawn from Acidobacteriota bacterium and contains these coding sequences:
- the der gene encoding ribosome biogenesis GTPase Der is translated as MAAFKVVLVGRPNVGKSALFNRLAGERRALVHDQPGMTRDALAVVAKTPSGRAYELVDTGGLDLDAAGGFAAWTSDRTLSTVVDADLLIFVLDGVSGRLPEDERIAQRLHALGKPVLVAWNKIDAKSAANSTADGYQLGFPQVVGVSALHGTGADEIFDAIEAAVPPDLDPDTRTEPLPIAIVGRPNVGKSSIVNALLGRDRVMVSEIAGTTRDAIDCRLSVNGREYVLVDTAGIRKKGRTTDAPEVLSVVAARKSMERARLVVIVFDAGDGITAQDAHIAGYAEEAGRGLLLVANKWDLVEKDHEKVREMKQDVVRRFVFLRNAPFLPISALTGKGVGRILTEADALAKRFATRMSTGELNRVLQKAFQRELPKGRSGRELRIRYAVQVASEPPLVRLFADRAEALHFSFERFLQNRIREHWKLDGVPVKFIVKPGDEKREGKKEK